CCCGCGTCGCGCAGGGCCCTGATCAGCGCGGCGACGTCGGTGTCGAGCCTGGCCACCTGGGCGGCGTGGCGGCGGTTGGGACCGCTCCACGGCTTGTTCTCGTACTCGCCGGCGTCACCCTGGATGACGCTGGGCGAGTGCGGCAGGGTGCTGGCATAGAAGAGCAGGAACGGCTTGCCGCTGTCGTCGCCGATGAAGTCGACGGCTCGCTGCCTGAACAGGTGCGGCGCGTACTTGCTGCCGTCGAGCTGCACCTTCTGCCCGTTGTGCCACAGGTACTTGGGGAAGTACTGGTGCGCGTGCCTGTGACCGATGTAGCCGAAGAACTCGTCGAAGCCGCGCAGGTTCGGGTGCGAGGCCTGGCCGGGCTCCTCGGGGCCGAAGCCCCACTTGCCGATGCAGGCGGTCCGGTAGCCCGACAGCTGCAGCACCTCGGCGAAGGTGAGGTCCGCGTCGGTGAGCGAGTGCTGCGGGCCGCCCTCCGGGTTCTCCCGTACGGTGCTGTGGCCGGCGTGCAGCCCGGTGAGCAGCGAGCAGCGCGACGGCGCGCAGAGCGGCGCCCCGGAGTAGGCCGACTTGAACTGCACGCCCTCGGCCGCCAGCCGGTCCAGGTTCGGCGTGTCGATCAGCCGCTGCCCGTTGCTGCCTATCTCGCCCCAGCCGAGGTCGTCGGCCAGGATGAGCAGGATGTTCGGCCGCCTGGGCAGGCTGCCACGACGTGCGGTGGCCTCGGCGCCCGCGGGAGTCACCGCGGGCAGGGCGAGGCCGGCGAAGGTACCGGCGAGTAAAGCTCGGCGCGAAGGCCCGTTGATCACGAAGGGCAACATATCGGAGCCTCGGGCGAATGGCGGGCAAATCGCAAGCGAACTCTGTCACAGAGTGGCAACCGACGGAGGGTGCCGCCCATCAGGCGAGATAGTCCCACGTCCGGCAGATGTCGTGCAGCTCGGCGGGGATCTCCTCGGGCGTCGGCAGCGGCCTGCCGGCCACCACGGTGCCGGTGCGGATCTTGTCGCGCCAGTCGCCGATGCCCTTGACGAAGCCGCCGTGGTCTTTCCTGCCGTACTCCAGCATGATCTGCTCGAACTCCACGCCGAGGTACAGGCAGATCCGGCGGAGCTGACCCTCCGGGTCGGCCGTCAGCTCCTCGTACCGCACGGTCAGCCCCTCCAGATGGGTGCGCGCCTCCTCCAGGTACTTCATGTAGTTGAGCGTGCGCGGCACGGCCTCGCTCATCGGCCGCTTGACCGGGTCGGCCTCGTGCCAGGACTGCACGATCGACATCGGATGACGCAGCAGGAAGACGAAGCGCGCGTCTGGCCAGCAGGTGGCGATGCGCCGCCAGACGAAGACGTTGCTGGGCGTCTTCTCACACATGATCGACTTGCCGCTGCGGGTCAGCTCGCGGTGCAGC
The nucleotide sequence above comes from Nonomuraea gerenzanensis. Encoded proteins:
- a CDS encoding sulfotransferase family protein, with the translated sequence MSWRYRANATLEGLTGYSLTRKLQKEPPKPPPPPKVPLELQRLPGDKVRPPVDPAHDRLLREPVFLLSSVRSGSTLLRVMLNSHSRIHSPIETHFRRVTIGLGTDPVRQAMELLGHTHSDIEHLVWDRLLHRELTRSGKSIMCEKTPSNVFVWRRIATCWPDARFVFLLRHPMSIVQSWHEADPVKRPMSEAVPRTLNYMKYLEEARTHLEGLTVRYEELTADPEGQLRRICLYLGVEFEQIMLEYGRKDHGGFVKGIGDWRDKIRTGTVVAGRPLPTPEEIPAELHDICRTWDYLA